The Allocatelliglobosispora scoriae genome contains a region encoding:
- a CDS encoding response regulator transcription factor — MRVVVADDAVLIRTGLVRLLEEFGCEVVAAVGDGDGLIQAVTFLRPDVSIVDVRMPPSFTDEGLRAAVELRRLVPGAPVLILSQYVEVSYADDLLADARGGVGYLLKDRVIDVDEFFTGLRTVAAGGTVFDPQVVSQLMVRRRRDDPLAVLTPREREVLGLMAAGRSNPAIARSLVVSDGAVEKHVRSIFSKLGLHAEDDSQHRRVLAVLTYLRS, encoded by the coding sequence TTGCGCGTAGTCGTCGCCGACGATGCGGTCCTCATCCGGACCGGCCTCGTGCGGCTCCTGGAGGAGTTCGGGTGCGAGGTCGTCGCGGCTGTGGGGGATGGTGACGGCCTGATCCAGGCCGTCACCTTTCTGCGGCCGGACGTCTCGATCGTGGATGTGCGGATGCCGCCGTCGTTCACCGACGAGGGGTTGCGGGCCGCCGTCGAGCTGCGTCGCCTGGTGCCGGGGGCGCCGGTGCTGATCCTGTCGCAGTACGTCGAGGTGTCGTACGCGGACGACCTGCTGGCGGATGCCCGGGGCGGGGTGGGGTACCTGCTGAAGGATCGGGTCATCGATGTCGATGAGTTCTTTACCGGACTGCGGACGGTGGCGGCCGGGGGGACGGTATTCGATCCGCAGGTGGTTTCGCAGCTGATGGTCCGGCGCCGTCGGGACGATCCGCTGGCCGTGCTGACCCCTCGGGAACGGGAGGTGTTGGGGTTGATGGCTGCCGGGCGGTCCAATCCGGCCATCGCTCGCTCGCTCGTGGTCAGTGACGGGGCGGTGGAGAAGCACGTGCGGAGCATCTTCTCCAAGCTGGGGCTGCATGCCGAGGACGATTCCCAGCATCGGCGGGTGCTGGCTGTCCTGACCTACCTGCGGTCGTAG
- a CDS encoding sensor histidine kinase: MRNQLRQAGADSVYLLVGFPTGIISFVLMVTGLSLGLGTLVIFVGVFVLAVTLLTARVLADVERRMLPEVLGRPIARPRYAPAPAGASALRRAVNPLTNGQSWLDLLHGILIFPFAILGFVVTVVWWSVTVAGLLWPLYGWILDRIPGNNDNLPELLGFGDSVEAASVFYFAIGLAFAAALPFVLRFVALLKAGLSRALLTGMGELHERIDDLAEGRAAAVSAEANALRRLERDIHDGPQQRLVHLAMELSRAQRQVAKDPAAAEETLAAAIEQTRETLDELRTLSRGIAPPILTDRGLGPALTALAGRCTIPVELVIGTTERFPAAVENTAYFVVAESLTNVAKHSQAQTCTISLTRNGDMLTLTIADDGVGGAHVAKGHGLAGLADRLRAVDGQLIVRSAVGGPTVIGAEIPCA; this comes from the coding sequence ATGAGAAACCAGCTCCGCCAGGCCGGTGCCGACAGCGTTTACCTCCTCGTCGGCTTCCCCACCGGGATCATCTCGTTCGTCCTGATGGTGACGGGGCTCTCCCTGGGCCTCGGCACCCTCGTGATCTTCGTCGGCGTCTTCGTCCTCGCCGTCACGCTCCTCACCGCCCGCGTCCTCGCCGACGTCGAGCGGCGGATGCTGCCGGAGGTGCTGGGGCGCCCGATCGCCCGTCCCCGCTACGCACCCGCACCCGCCGGTGCGAGCGCGCTGCGCCGGGCGGTGAACCCCCTCACCAACGGCCAGTCGTGGCTCGACCTGCTGCACGGCATCCTGATCTTCCCCTTCGCCATCCTCGGCTTCGTCGTCACCGTCGTCTGGTGGTCGGTCACGGTCGCAGGGCTGCTCTGGCCCCTCTACGGCTGGATCCTGGACCGCATCCCCGGCAACAACGACAACCTGCCCGAACTCCTCGGCTTCGGCGACAGCGTCGAAGCGGCGAGCGTCTTCTACTTCGCCATCGGGCTCGCCTTCGCCGCCGCGCTGCCCTTCGTGCTCCGCTTCGTCGCGCTGCTCAAGGCCGGGCTCTCCCGGGCGCTGCTCACCGGCATGGGCGAGCTGCACGAGCGCATCGACGATCTCGCCGAGGGCCGGGCCGCCGCCGTCTCCGCCGAGGCCAACGCGCTGCGCCGGCTCGAGCGCGACATCCACGACGGGCCGCAGCAGCGCCTGGTGCACCTGGCGATGGAGCTGTCGCGGGCACAGCGGCAGGTGGCGAAGGATCCGGCAGCCGCCGAGGAGACGCTCGCCGCCGCCATCGAGCAGACGCGGGAGACGCTGGACGAGCTGCGTACGCTCTCGCGGGGCATCGCGCCGCCGATCCTCACCGACCGCGGTCTCGGCCCGGCCCTCACCGCTCTCGCCGGACGCTGCACCATCCCGGTCGAGCTCGTCATCGGCACCACCGAGCGCTTCCCCGCCGCGGTGGAGAACACCGCCTACTTCGTGGTCGCCGAGTCGCTCACCAACGTCGCCAAGCACAGCCAGGCGCAGACCTGCACGATCTCGCTGACCCGTAACGGCGACATGCTCACGCTCACCATCGCCGACGACGGTGTCGGCGGTGCCCATGTCGCCAAGGGCCACGGCCTCGCCGGGCTCGCCGACCGGCTGCGGGCGGTCGACGGGCAGCTCATCGTGCGGTCCGCGGTCGGCGGGCCCACCGTCATCGGAGCGGAGATCCCTTGCGCGTAG